A single genomic interval of Gouania willdenowi chromosome 22, fGouWil2.1, whole genome shotgun sequence harbors:
- the LOC114456308 gene encoding endophilin-B1-like isoform X2, producing the protein MELSRLVVDAGQLINRAVQYTGESLGQADKTELEPGLEKLLTRAEATKTWTEQMINQTEVLLQPSPGARMEERLYERLQWSVPPRPRASDLLGDHMIQAGMEIGSTTPYGTALLRCGETQKHLGEAERKFTQSINIHFINPLRRFTEDEYTHVQNERRMLVNKRLDLDVAKNRLRKAQEAEHESRNLNSNPLEDDYLSHVSYMFSFLRVKWLKIWAQEIAQHSSRSLL; encoded by the exons ATGGAGCTATCGCGGCTGGTCGTAGATGCTGGTCAGCTGATCAACAGAGCCGTTCAG TACACCGGGGAGAGCCTCGGTCAGGCCGATAAAACCGAGCTGGAGCCCGGGCTGGAGAAGCTTCTGACCCGGGCTGAAGCGACGAAGACGTGGACCGAACAGATGATCAACCAGACCGAGGTTCTACTGCAGCCCAGTCCCG GAGCGAGGATGGAGGAGCGGCTCTACGAGCGTCTCCAGTGGAGCGTTCCTCCTCGACCTCGAGCCTCTGACCTACTGGGAGATCACATGATCCAGGCTGGGATGGAGATTGGCTCCACCACACCCTATG GGACGGCTCTGTTGAGATGTGGAGAAACCCAGAAACATCTGGGAGAAGCAGAGAGGAAGTTCACTCAGAGCATCAACATCCACTTCATCAACCCTCTGAGACGCTTCACTGAGGACGAGTACACGCACGTACAG AACGAGCGCAGGATGCTGGTGAATAAACGTCTGGATTTAGACGTGGCTAAAAACAGGCTGAGGAAAGCTCAGGAGGCTGAGCACGAGTCCAga AACCTGAACTCCAATCCACTGGAAGACGATTATTTGTCCCACGTCTCCTACATGTTCAGCTTCCTGCGAGTCAAGTGGCTGAAG ATTTGGGCTCAGGAGATCGCTCAG CATTCCAGCCGTTCTCTGCTCTAA
- the LOC114456308 gene encoding endophilin-B1-like isoform X1: MELSRLVVDAGQLINRAVQYTGESLGQADKTELEPGLEKLLTRAEATKTWTEQMINQTEVLLQPSPGARMEERLYERLQWSVPPRPRASDLLGDHMIQAGMEIGSTTPYGTALLRCGETQKHLGEAERKFTQSINIHFINPLRRFTEDEYTHVQNERRMLVNKRLDLDVAKNRLRKAQEAEHESRNLNSNPLEDDYLSHVSYMFSFLRVKWLKIWAQEIAQAEMELRICQSVFDRQSEITKRALQGLDNTHSSHVNVLSDFVEAQACFYAQCHQQTQELQKQLNIIPAVLCSNNWRTTVEPPTCSDVTAVDPQPVVVHQLPDFDQDSWTVQCSSLRAEKETASET, encoded by the exons ATGGAGCTATCGCGGCTGGTCGTAGATGCTGGTCAGCTGATCAACAGAGCCGTTCAG TACACCGGGGAGAGCCTCGGTCAGGCCGATAAAACCGAGCTGGAGCCCGGGCTGGAGAAGCTTCTGACCCGGGCTGAAGCGACGAAGACGTGGACCGAACAGATGATCAACCAGACCGAGGTTCTACTGCAGCCCAGTCCCG GAGCGAGGATGGAGGAGCGGCTCTACGAGCGTCTCCAGTGGAGCGTTCCTCCTCGACCTCGAGCCTCTGACCTACTGGGAGATCACATGATCCAGGCTGGGATGGAGATTGGCTCCACCACACCCTATG GGACGGCTCTGTTGAGATGTGGAGAAACCCAGAAACATCTGGGAGAAGCAGAGAGGAAGTTCACTCAGAGCATCAACATCCACTTCATCAACCCTCTGAGACGCTTCACTGAGGACGAGTACACGCACGTACAG AACGAGCGCAGGATGCTGGTGAATAAACGTCTGGATTTAGACGTGGCTAAAAACAGGCTGAGGAAAGCTCAGGAGGCTGAGCACGAGTCCAga AACCTGAACTCCAATCCACTGGAAGACGATTATTTGTCCCACGTCTCCTACATGTTCAGCTTCCTGCGAGTCAAGTGGCTGAAG ATTTGGGCTCAGGAGATCGCTCAG gctgAGATGGAGCTGAGGATCTGTCAGAGTGTTTTTGATCGTCAGTCTGAAATCACTAAACGTGCTCTACAAGGACTTGACAACACTCAC tccAGTCATGTGAACGTTCTGAGTGACTTCGTGGAGGCTCAGGCCTGTTTCTACGCTCAGTGTCACCAACAAACTCAGGAGCTTCAGAAGCAGCTCAACAT CATTCCAGCCGTTCTCTGCTCTAATAACTGGCGTACTACAGTAGAACCTCCCACATGTAGTGATGTCACTGCGGTGGATCCTCAACCTGTGGTTGTTCATCAGCTCCCAGACTTTGACCAGGATTCATGGACTGTACAATGTTCTTCACTCAGAGCTGAGAAGGAAACGGCTTCAGAGACCTGA